One Arcobacter arenosus DNA window includes the following coding sequences:
- a CDS encoding cold-shock protein, which produces MANGTVKWFNSEKGFGFIQQEDGGKDVFVHYRQINNTGYGRVSLDEGQKVTFEVEEGQKGLQAVNVTAL; this is translated from the coding sequence ATGGCAAACGGAACAGTAAAATGGTTCAACAGTGAAAAAGGTTTTGGATTTATTCAACAAGAAGATGGTGGGAAAGATGTATTCGTTCACTACAGACAAATCAATAACACAGGTTACGGAAGAGTTTCTTTAGATGAAGGTCAAAAAGTTACTTTCGAAGTAGAAGAGGGTCAAAAAGGTCTTCAAGCTGTTAACGTAACTGCTTTATAA
- a CDS encoding sugar phosphate nucleotidyltransferase, translating into MKAIVLAGGFGTRIQPLTNSVPKPMLPILNRPMMEHIIIKLRDELGITEIGVLLYFKPDIIKEHFKDGKDLGVNIQYFLPDDDYGTAGAVAFAREFLDETFIIVSGDLVTDFDFKKIKKFHEKKQSQLTITLTPVENPLQFGVVIANEEDRIEKFLEKPSWGEVFSDTINTGIYIIEPQVLDLIPFKQNYDFAKDLFPKMMKEDIPLWGCPQKGYWRDVGNPESYRDVYKDIMLGDIKLPFKGEASSLDKGTIYCEEGITLNKKIRVEGTVVLGKNVSIDEGVTLKNCVIGDNTKVSKHSEVIDTVLWHDVKLGVKVKLNNSVICNGNIIKDESKASHGVIMAENCLVNKKVSFEKDIIMWPDKVVEASSVISSNIIWGNKYKSSIFEDGSVVGRTNIELSCQMTTKLAEAFGSILPKGCNIYISRDYHPSTFMLKRAFVGGILSTGVNIVDPRNVPSNVMRHALSSKEDMAAGVHFRQSVFDPTETEIIFYTSEGLPVDSKVAQSIERVFFRENFRRVPYTDIGTVVDDFTLSDEYIEAIQNSFDKSLFQASEIKVAADIMNGSTSDIYPRIINELGIENIILNAHKSEKIKSADIEKTQTTMQNIVRAMNLDCGFLIYPNGHKLQVVDGTGRLIYDYKLLIAVLQLLDMTTDRKLKVLLPAWAPDFVSYENIEITMDKLENLKAKELKEYDLIADSDGHFAFSEFGLNRDSIYASFKILELLQKSGKELSKIVRDIKDFVYKGENIPCPDTLKGKMMRKFLEDGKGKQTSNVDGVKIWMNDDEWILMVPDQHNEYLNLYVQAEDEKSAGKIFYSYQDKIEKWISE; encoded by the coding sequence ATGAAAGCAATTGTTTTAGCAGGAGGATTTGGTACGAGAATTCAACCATTGACAAATTCGGTACCAAAGCCAATGCTTCCGATATTAAATAGACCGATGATGGAACATATCATCATAAAATTAAGAGATGAATTGGGTATTACAGAGATTGGTGTTTTACTTTATTTTAAACCAGATATCATTAAAGAACATTTTAAAGATGGAAAAGATTTAGGAGTAAATATTCAATATTTTTTACCTGATGATGATTATGGGACTGCTGGAGCAGTTGCTTTTGCTAGAGAATTTTTAGATGAAACCTTTATTATTGTTAGTGGAGATTTAGTAACTGATTTTGATTTTAAAAAGATAAAAAAATTCCATGAGAAAAAACAGTCACAATTAACTATTACTTTAACACCTGTAGAAAACCCACTTCAATTTGGAGTTGTAATTGCAAATGAAGAGGATAGGATTGAAAAATTCTTAGAAAAGCCAAGTTGGGGAGAGGTATTTAGTGATACTATTAACACTGGAATTTACATAATAGAACCACAAGTGTTAGATTTAATTCCATTTAAACAAAACTACGATTTTGCAAAAGATTTATTCCCAAAAATGATGAAAGAAGATATTCCTTTATGGGGTTGTCCACAAAAGGGGTATTGGAGAGATGTTGGAAATCCAGAAAGTTATAGAGATGTTTACAAAGATATTATGCTTGGAGATATCAAACTTCCATTTAAAGGGGAGGCAAGCTCTTTAGATAAAGGGACAATTTATTGTGAAGAGGGAATAACTTTAAACAAAAAAATTAGAGTTGAGGGAACTGTAGTTTTAGGTAAAAATGTATCTATTGATGAAGGGGTTACCCTTAAAAACTGTGTAATTGGAGATAATACAAAAGTTTCTAAACACTCAGAAGTAATTGATACAGTTTTATGGCATGATGTAAAACTAGGGGTAAAAGTAAAACTAAATAATTCTGTAATTTGTAATGGAAATATTATAAAAGATGAATCAAAAGCATCCCATGGTGTTATTATGGCAGAAAATTGCCTAGTTAATAAAAAAGTATCTTTTGAAAAAGATATTATTATGTGGCCTGATAAAGTAGTAGAAGCTTCTTCTGTAATAAGTTCAAATATCATTTGGGGAAATAAATACAAATCATCTATTTTTGAAGATGGTTCTGTAGTTGGTAGAACAAATATCGAATTATCTTGTCAAATGACAACAAAATTAGCAGAAGCTTTTGGTTCAATTCTTCCAAAGGGATGTAATATTTATATCTCAAGGGATTACCACCCCTCAACATTTATGTTAAAAAGAGCTTTTGTTGGTGGTATATTATCAACTGGAGTTAATATTGTAGACCCAAGAAATGTTCCATCAAATGTAATGAGACATGCTTTAAGTAGTAAAGAAGATATGGCAGCGGGTGTTCACTTCAGACAATCTGTTTTTGATCCAACTGAAACAGAAATAATCTTTTATACAAGTGAAGGTCTTCCTGTTGATAGCAAGGTTGCTCAATCTATTGAAAGAGTATTTTTTAGAGAAAACTTTAGAAGGGTTCCATATACAGATATTGGTACTGTTGTTGATGATTTTACTTTAAGTGATGAATATATTGAAGCGATTCAAAACTCTTTTGATAAATCATTATTCCAAGCTTCTGAAATCAAAGTAGCTGCTGATATTATGAATGGATCAACTTCAGATATTTATCCTAGAATTATAAATGAACTTGGTATTGAAAATATCATTTTAAATGCACACAAAAGTGAAAAAATTAAATCAGCTGATATTGAAAAAACACAAACTACTATGCAAAATATAGTTAGAGCTATGAATTTAGATTGTGGGTTTTTAATTTATCCAAATGGGCACAAGCTTCAAGTTGTAGATGGAACTGGAAGATTAATCTATGATTATAAGCTTTTAATTGCAGTATTACAATTATTAGATATGACGACAGATAGAAAACTAAAAGTTTTATTACCAGCATGGGCTCCTGATTTTGTTAGTTATGAAAATATTGAAATCACAATGGATAAACTTGAAAATCTTAAAGCAAAAGAGTTAAAAGAATATGACCTAATTGCAGATAGTGATGGTCATTTTGCCTTTAGTGAATTTGGTTTAAATAGAGATTCAATTTATGCAAGTTTTAAAATCCTTGAATTACTTCAAAAATCAGGTAAAGAACTTTCAAAAATTGTAAGAGATATTAAAGATTTTGTTTACAAAGGGGAAAATATTCCTTGTCCTGATACCTTAAAAGGTAAAATGATGAGAAAATTTCTTGAAGATGGAAAAGGTAAGCAAACATCAAATGTTGATGGTGTAAAAATTTGGATGAATGATGATGAATGGATTTTAATGGTTCCAGATCAACATAATGAATATTTAAATCTATATGTACAAGCAGAAGATGAAAAAAGTGCTGGAAAAATATTCTATTCATATCAAGACAAAATAGAAAAGTGGATTAGTGAATAA
- the ilvD gene encoding dihydroxy-acid dehydratase yields MRSDEVKKGFDRTPHRSLLRATGLKDEDFDKPFIGVANSFIELIPGHFFLDKVSAIIKEEIKANGCVPFEFNTIGVDDGIAMGHDGMLFSLPSREIIANSIETVMNAHKLDAMIAIPNCDKIVPGMIMGALRVNVPTVFVSGGPMQKGHTKDGTPIDLATAFEAVGKHEAGEMSDEELKDIECNACPSGGSCSGMFTANSMNTLMEAMGIALPGNGTILALTPEREELYRKAARRVCEIAKDAASREKYKLKNILNENAVRNAFAVDMAMGGSSNTVLHMLAIAKEADVNFNLEDINSISKKVSHIAKISPSLSTVHMEDINKAGGVNAVMKEMTKRGDDILIENLTITGETLYEKIADAYIKDTNIIHTIDNPYSQVGGLAILYGNLAQEGAVIKTAGITGDRVFTGKAVCFDGQPEAISGIVGGKVKAGDVVVIRYEGPKGGPGMQEMLAPTSLIMGMGLGDKCALITDGRFSGATRGASIGHVSPEAAEGGMIGLLKDGDEIHIDVDKYILSVNLTDEEIAKRKAEFKPLKKPLNSSWLGQYRSLVTNASNGAVLKTDL; encoded by the coding sequence TTGAGAAGTGATGAAGTAAAAAAAGGTTTTGACAGAACACCACATAGATCTTTATTAAGAGCAACAGGTTTAAAAGATGAAGATTTTGATAAACCGTTTATTGGAGTTGCAAACTCTTTTATTGAATTAATTCCTGGACACTTTTTCTTAGATAAAGTATCAGCAATTATAAAAGAGGAGATTAAAGCAAATGGTTGTGTACCATTTGAGTTCAATACAATTGGTGTTGATGATGGTATTGCAATGGGTCACGATGGTATGTTATTTTCACTTCCAAGTAGAGAGATTATTGCAAACTCTATTGAAACAGTTATGAACGCTCATAAACTTGATGCAATGATTGCTATTCCAAACTGTGATAAAATTGTTCCTGGTATGATTATGGGCGCATTAAGAGTAAATGTGCCAACTGTATTTGTAAGTGGTGGTCCAATGCAAAAAGGACACACTAAAGATGGTACGCCTATTGATTTAGCTACTGCTTTTGAAGCTGTTGGTAAACATGAAGCAGGGGAGATGAGTGATGAAGAGTTAAAAGATATTGAATGTAATGCATGTCCAAGTGGTGGATCATGCTCTGGTATGTTTACAGCTAACTCTATGAATACACTTATGGAAGCAATGGGTATTGCACTTCCTGGAAATGGTACAATCTTAGCTTTAACGCCTGAGAGAGAAGAGTTATATAGAAAAGCAGCTAGAAGAGTTTGTGAAATTGCAAAAGATGCAGCATCAAGAGAAAAATATAAATTAAAAAATATATTAAATGAAAATGCAGTTAGAAATGCTTTTGCAGTTGATATGGCAATGGGTGGAAGCTCAAACACTGTATTACATATGTTAGCTATTGCAAAAGAAGCAGATGTTAATTTTAACTTAGAAGATATTAACTCTATTTCTAAAAAAGTTTCACATATTGCTAAAATCTCTCCATCTTTATCAACAGTACATATGGAAGATATAAATAAAGCTGGTGGTGTAAATGCAGTTATGAAAGAGATGACAAAAAGAGGTGATGATATCTTAATTGAAAATCTTACAATAACTGGTGAAACTTTATATGAAAAAATTGCTGATGCCTACATCAAAGATACAAATATTATTCATACTATTGATAATCCATATTCACAAGTTGGTGGATTAGCAATTCTTTATGGAAACCTTGCCCAAGAAGGTGCTGTTATTAAAACTGCTGGTATTACTGGAGATAGAGTATTCACAGGTAAGGCAGTATGTTTTGATGGACAACCAGAAGCTATTTCTGGAATTGTTGGAGGAAAAGTAAAAGCTGGTGACGTTGTTGTTATTAGATATGAAGGTCCTAAAGGTGGTCCTGGAATGCAAGAGATGCTAGCTCCTACTTCACTTATTATGGGTATGGGTCTTGGTGATAAATGTGCATTAATCACAGACGGAAGATTTAGTGGAGCTACTAGAGGTGCTTCAATTGGTCACGTTTCTCCAGAAGCAGCTGAGGGTGGAATGATTGGTTTACTTAAAGATGGTGATGAGATTCATATCGATGTTGACAAATATATTCTTTCTGTAAATTTAACAGATGAGGAAATAGCAAAAAGAAAAGCAGAATTTAAACCTCTTAAAAAACCTCTTAACTCTTCGTGGTTAGGACAATATAGAAGTTTAGTTACAAATGCAAGTAATGGTGCTGTATTAAAAACTGACCTTTAA
- a CDS encoding arsenate reductase family protein, with translation MKMYGINSCQSVKKAKAFFDENNISYDFIDLNKKPVNKEKLAKWQTFTSATSMLNPRSKVYRDLNLKTEKPTEKKALNIIVKDNSILKRPIIEHGLNGEERFTIGFKEDEYKSTFLN, from the coding sequence ATGAAAATGTACGGAATTAATAGTTGCCAAAGTGTTAAAAAAGCTAAAGCTTTCTTTGATGAAAATAATATCTCTTATGATTTTATAGACTTAAATAAAAAACCAGTCAATAAAGAAAAATTAGCAAAATGGCAAACTTTTACCTCTGCAACTTCAATGTTAAATCCAAGAAGTAAGGTTTATAGAGATTTAAACCTAAAAACTGAAAAACCGACCGAAAAAAAGGCATTAAATATAATTGTAAAAGATAATAGCATCTTAAAACGACCAATTATAGAACATGGATTAAATGGTGAAGAGAGATTTACTATTGGTTTTAAAGAAGATGAATATAAATCAACTTTTTTAAATTAA
- a CDS encoding 6-phosphofructokinase: MAIAIMTSGGDCAGMNPAIKQFVDYCFNRKVQPYLIYDGLKGLIDGDIRPATYEDVAGIMHEGGTKIRSSRSKRFFEYKYREQAYKNLQKHNIDKIVILGGDGSFRALNQFHKDFGVNFVGIPATIDNDIFGTEYCLGVDTALNVIRQATDAVRDTSSSFKRACVIETMGRDCGYLALVSAIACGAEVCIIPELDYDLNIIGERLKKEIANGRKYVVCVVAEGCHDNKCTSTQQLVDWLQNDIGIETRATILGHVQRGGNPTVFDRLLASQFATFAVDRLLSGEKGGSVIVYNKSEFDFVSIEYVNSQKYKIKEELLDLARRLVN; this comes from the coding sequence ATGGCAATAGCAATAATGACATCAGGGGGAGACTGTGCAGGAATGAATCCTGCGATTAAACAGTTTGTCGACTATTGTTTTAACAGAAAAGTTCAACCTTACTTAATCTATGATGGATTAAAGGGCTTAATTGACGGTGACATAAGACCTGCGACATATGAAGATGTTGCAGGAATTATGCACGAAGGTGGTACTAAAATTAGGTCATCAAGATCAAAAAGATTTTTTGAATATAAATATAGAGAACAAGCTTACAAAAACTTACAAAAACATAATATTGATAAAATAGTAATTTTAGGAGGAGATGGTTCCTTTAGAGCATTAAACCAATTCCACAAAGATTTTGGAGTGAACTTTGTAGGGATTCCTGCAACCATTGATAATGATATTTTTGGAACAGAATATTGTTTAGGGGTTGATACAGCTTTAAATGTAATTAGACAAGCAACGGATGCAGTAAGAGATACTTCATCTTCTTTTAAAAGAGCCTGTGTAATAGAAACTATGGGAAGAGACTGTGGCTATCTAGCACTTGTATCTGCAATTGCTTGTGGTGCTGAGGTTTGTATAATTCCAGAACTAGATTATGATTTAAATATTATAGGTGAAAGATTAAAAAAAGAGATTGCAAATGGTAGAAAATATGTTGTTTGCGTAGTTGCAGAAGGGTGTCATGATAATAAATGTACTAGCACTCAACAGTTAGTAGATTGGTTACAAAATGATATAGGAATTGAAACAAGAGCAACAATTTTAGGTCATGTACAAAGGGGTGGAAATCCAACTGTATTCGATAGACTTTTAGCTTCACAATTTGCAACTTTTGCTGTAGATAGATTACTTTCTGGTGAAAAGGGAGGAAGTGTAATTGTTTACAACAAAAGTGAATTTGATTTTGTATCAATAGAGTATGTCAATTCGCAAAAGTATAAGATAAAAGAAGAATTATTAGACTTAGCAAGAAGACTAGTTAATTAG
- the gap gene encoding type I glyceraldehyde-3-phosphate dehydrogenase yields the protein MALKVAINGTGRIGLIATKIVSQRSDMELVALNTTCDMDMLVYLLKYDTVHMGISAEKIDDENILINGVKVRVFSDRDPKNVDFGGCGAKVVIECTGAFLTTEKCQAYLKNGVEKVVMSAPAKDDTPTYVLNINTDEYKGEAVISNASCTTNCLAPICKVLDDTFGIENGLMTTIHSYTNDQNILDGKHAKDTRRARAAAMNMIPTTTGAAKAIALVMPNLKGKLNGYAMRVPTADVSVVDLTVNLSKEVTKEDVNKAMELASQSNFEGLIEIDNDKRVSSDFIGSSYSSTFVPDMTSVIEGKTVKVLAWYDNEWGYTSRLVDMTLFVGQY from the coding sequence ATGGCATTAAAAGTAGCAATCAATGGAACAGGTAGAATTGGACTAATCGCAACAAAAATTGTATCTCAAAGAAGTGATATGGAGCTTGTAGCATTAAATACAACTTGTGATATGGATATGTTAGTTTATTTATTAAAGTATGATACAGTTCACATGGGAATCAGCGCAGAAAAAATTGATGATGAAAATATTTTAATTAATGGTGTAAAAGTTAGAGTGTTTTCTGATAGAGATCCAAAAAATGTTGATTTTGGTGGTTGTGGAGCTAAGGTTGTTATTGAGTGTACGGGAGCATTTTTGACAACTGAAAAATGTCAAGCATATTTAAAAAATGGTGTTGAAAAGGTTGTTATGTCTGCACCTGCTAAAGATGATACACCAACATACGTGTTAAATATCAACACTGATGAGTATAAAGGTGAGGCTGTTATTTCAAATGCTTCTTGTACAACAAACTGTTTAGCTCCAATTTGTAAAGTTTTAGATGATACATTTGGAATTGAAAATGGTTTAATGACTACAATTCACTCATATACTAATGACCAAAATATTTTAGATGGTAAACATGCTAAAGATACAAGAAGAGCTAGAGCTGCTGCTATGAATATGATTCCAACTACAACTGGAGCTGCAAAAGCAATTGCACTAGTTATGCCTAATTTAAAAGGTAAACTTAATGGTTATGCAATGAGAGTTCCAACTGCTGACGTTTCAGTAGTAGACTTAACAGTTAACTTATCAAAAGAAGTAACAAAAGAAGATGTAAATAAAGCAATGGAACTTGCAAGTCAATCTAATTTCGAAGGGTTAATTGAGATTGATAATGATAAAAGAGTTTCAAGTGACTTTATTGGAAGCTCGTACTCTTCAACATTTGTTCCAGATATGACATCTGTAATTGAAGGTAAAACTGTAAAAGTTTTAGCATGGTATGATAATGAATGGGGATATACAAGTAGATTAGTTGATATGACACTTTTTGTTGGTCAATACTAA
- a CDS encoding glycoside hydrolase family 57 protein, which translates to MNKKLYLSFLWHMHQPYYKDDLTNKTLMPWVFLHATKDYYDIPWYLEKFPNIKATFNLVPSLMAQIEEYINGTANDKFMEILKKEVSLLNAEERLFLEEYLFLPNEQNMIKPLSRYNEFLVKFKAEGNSINSFSNEELVELEVLFLLTWCGNFIRENNNIVKNLLNQKRGFNQEQKLQLVATMFDFLKEVIPYYKKLCDSGQIAISTTPFYHPILPLLLDRQSAVEAKPHVVLPHSQEANFKDFASMQVKNAVEYYKKQFDTNVNGFWPSEGSVSVKTISLLAENGVKWACSDEEIIFKTLHNGNKELIYKPYSLITKNGKVNLFFRDKYLSDLIGFEYSKKGAREAAHDFISHLKSIYFNSSESVIVPVILDGENAWEFYPNNAKEFFEELYKQLDSQAWLETILFDDVPNIEDLEEVEIETLASGSWINGNFDIWIGSNEKNRAWELLDMTKATFDNEKENLSDDVLKKVEKEFLIALGSDWFWWYGDDHYTELNHQFDEQFRAHLKNIYELMEKNVPTEIFTPIVKKDNKKRVHIPPRDFIYPVVDGNNSNFFEWLNSGEIDIKKEFSTMDSSASIVDYLYYGKDKDCNLYLYLKGEKIKYLKDEELQLKINIDDKIFIFDLKEKIESLVQNGTYFDLALDEGIELKVYDQKKEKVNFMFEIFQDNRKIQRYPLYDETVLDFENLFLKNWYI; encoded by the coding sequence GTGAATAAAAAATTATATTTGTCATTTTTATGGCATATGCATCAACCTTATTATAAAGATGATTTAACAAACAAGACTTTAATGCCTTGGGTGTTTTTACATGCTACAAAAGATTATTATGATATCCCTTGGTATTTGGAAAAATTTCCAAATATCAAGGCTACTTTTAATTTAGTTCCATCATTGATGGCTCAAATAGAAGAGTATATTAATGGTACAGCCAATGATAAATTTATGGAGATTTTAAAAAAAGAAGTAAGTTTATTAAATGCAGAAGAGAGGTTGTTTTTAGAAGAATATCTATTCTTACCAAATGAACAAAATATGATAAAACCCCTTTCTAGATATAATGAATTTTTGGTTAAATTTAAAGCTGAAGGGAATTCTATTAATTCTTTTAGCAATGAAGAATTAGTAGAGTTAGAAGTTTTATTTTTATTAACATGGTGTGGTAATTTTATAAGAGAAAACAATAATATTGTTAAAAATTTATTAAATCAAAAAAGAGGCTTTAATCAAGAACAAAAACTACAATTAGTAGCAACAATGTTTGATTTTTTAAAAGAGGTAATTCCTTATTATAAAAAACTTTGTGATAGTGGACAAATTGCAATCTCAACAACTCCTTTTTACCATCCTATTTTACCATTGTTATTAGATAGACAAAGTGCCGTTGAAGCAAAACCCCATGTTGTATTACCCCATTCCCAAGAAGCAAATTTTAAGGACTTTGCTTCTATGCAAGTAAAAAATGCAGTTGAGTATTACAAAAAACAATTTGATACAAATGTAAATGGTTTTTGGCCAAGCGAGGGAAGTGTTAGTGTAAAGACAATTTCATTACTTGCTGAAAACGGTGTAAAATGGGCTTGTTCTGATGAAGAGATAATTTTTAAAACACTTCATAATGGAAATAAAGAATTAATTTATAAACCATACTCTTTAATTACAAAAAATGGAAAAGTAAATCTATTTTTTAGGGATAAATATTTAAGTGATTTAATAGGTTTTGAATATAGTAAAAAAGGAGCACGTGAAGCTGCCCATGACTTTATATCTCATCTAAAAAGTATCTATTTTAATTCTTCCGAATCGGTTATTGTTCCTGTAATACTTGATGGTGAAAATGCATGGGAATTTTATCCAAACAATGCAAAAGAGTTTTTTGAAGAGTTATATAAACAATTAGATTCTCAAGCTTGGTTAGAGACAATTTTATTTGACGATGTTCCTAATATAGAAGATTTAGAAGAGGTTGAAATAGAAACCCTTGCAAGTGGAAGTTGGATAAATGGAAACTTTGATATTTGGATTGGTAGTAATGAAAAAAATAGAGCTTGGGAATTACTTGATATGACCAAGGCTACTTTTGATAATGAAAAAGAAAATTTAAGTGATGATGTATTAAAAAAAGTTGAAAAAGAGTTCTTAATTGCCCTTGGAAGTGATTGGTTTTGGTGGTATGGAGATGACCATTATACAGAATTAAATCATCAGTTTGATGAACAATTTAGGGCTCATTTAAAAAATATTTATGAACTAATGGAAAAAAATGTACCAACAGAAATTTTTACTCCAATTGTAAAAAAAGATAATAAAAAAAGAGTTCATATTCCTCCTAGAGATTTTATCTATCCAGTTGTAGATGGTAACAACAGTAACTTTTTTGAATGGTTAAATAGTGGAGAGATAGATATTAAAAAAGAGTTTTCAACTATGGATTCTTCTGCTTCTATTGTGGACTATTTATATTATGGGAAAGATAAAGATTGTAACTTATACCTTTATTTAAAAGGTGAAAAAATTAAGTATTTAAAAGATGAAGAATTGCAATTAAAAATTAATATCGATGATAAGATTTTTATATTTGATTTAAAAGAGAAAATTGAAAGTCTAGTTCAAAATGGTACATATTTTGATTTAGCTTTAGATGAGGGAATTGAGTTAAAAGTTTATGATCAAAAGAAAGAAAAAGTGAATTTTATGTTTGAGATTTTCCAAGATAATAGAAAAATTCAAAGGTATCCACTTTATGATGAGACAGTTTTAGATTTTGAGAATTTATTCTTAAAAAACTGGT
- a CDS encoding cache domain-containing protein: protein MKITNDEKNILNIIKFSPIILVILVSLFVSNIYLTKMEEAFTKEIKLTKQKYLIENKQIIKSKIDNIYNLITYEKDKSEQLLKAQIKNRVYEAHAIATNIYEETKDYINKEELLSIIKKVLGSIKYNNGRGYFFIDDVNGIGILQPLNKSLENKNKLEFKDAKGYQFVKTIVQTIKDKSERYDTYYWFKPNNNKDTYKKISFYKYFEPLNVAIGTGEYIDDFENDLKIELLLKIKKIKAENNSYIFIFDDKGTVLSHYKDSLVGTNRYNIKNNLGKYVIKDVINFAKENKKGFMRYITEVNPENLEKQDKISYIRFVDNWNWVIGTGFFLEKFNKEIEQKTKNLLSSKEKSIREIILLSIFITAVFILLSFYISRKISQKFIIYRSKIEDENNKAIEKERLLIQQSKMAAMGEMIGNIAHQWRQPLSAISATATGLKIQKELDCLSPDEIDSSLTAINNSVQYLSKTIDDFRGFLNPNNKDRKNFMISDSVDKALNLVSSQFAAKEIEVIKDIEEYELFSIENELVQVLINIFNNSKDILISKENQKRLIFIKTYKKNNSFYIEIKDNGGGIKDSIIERIFEPYFTTKHQSQGTGIGLYMSQEIVRNHLNGTLMVENVTYIYKDIEYTGAKFTIEIIIV from the coding sequence ATGAAAATCACAAATGATGAAAAAAATATTTTAAATATAATTAAATTTTCTCCAATAATTCTTGTTATTCTTGTATCTCTTTTTGTATCAAATATATATTTGACAAAAATGGAAGAAGCATTTACTAAAGAAATAAAACTAACGAAACAAAAATATCTTATAGAAAATAAGCAAATTATAAAAAGTAAAATAGATAATATTTATAATCTAATTACATATGAAAAAGATAAATCTGAACAATTACTAAAAGCACAAATAAAAAATAGGGTGTATGAAGCCCATGCAATTGCAACAAATATATATGAAGAAACAAAAGACTATATAAATAAAGAAGAGTTACTTTCAATAATAAAAAAAGTATTAGGAAGTATAAAATATAACAATGGTCGAGGGTATTTTTTTATTGATGATGTAAATGGAATAGGTATTTTACAACCTTTAAATAAAAGTTTAGAAAATAAAAATAAGTTAGAGTTTAAAGATGCAAAGGGATATCAATTTGTTAAAACTATTGTTCAGACAATAAAAGACAAGAGTGAAAGATACGATACTTACTATTGGTTTAAACCTAATAACAATAAAGATACTTACAAAAAAATTAGTTTTTATAAATATTTTGAACCACTAAATGTTGCAATAGGAACCGGTGAATATATTGATGATTTTGAAAATGATTTAAAAATAGAGTTATTGTTAAAAATTAAAAAGATAAAAGCAGAAAATAACTCTTATATATTTATATTTGATGATAAAGGAACGGTTCTTTCTCACTACAAAGATTCTTTAGTTGGAACTAATAGATATAATATAAAAAACAATTTAGGTAAATATGTTATAAAAGATGTAATAAATTTTGCTAAAGAAAATAAGAAAGGTTTTATGAGATATATCACTGAGGTAAATCCTGAAAATCTTGAAAAACAGGATAAAATTTCATATATTAGATTTGTCGATAATTGGAATTGGGTTATTGGTACGGGATTTTTTTTAGAAAAATTTAATAAAGAGATTGAACAAAAAACAAAAAATTTATTAAGCTCAAAAGAGAAATCTATTAGGGAAATAATTTTACTTTCTATTTTTATAACGGCTGTATTTATTCTATTATCTTTTTATATATCTCGTAAAATATCTCAAAAATTTATAATATACAGAAGTAAAATTGAAGATGAAAATAATAAAGCTATAGAAAAGGAAAGGTTGTTGATACAACAATCTAAAATGGCAGCAATGGGAGAGATGATAGGAAATATTGCCCATCAATGGAGACAACCTTTATCAGCAATTTCAGCTACTGCTACAGGATTAAAGATTCAAAAAGAATTGGATTGTTTATCTCCTGATGAGATTGATTCCTCTTTAACTGCTATAAATAATTCAGTACAATATCTTTCTAAAACAATTGATGATTTTAGAGGTTTTCTTAATCCTAATAATAAAGATCGAAAAAATTTTATGATTTCAGATTCTGTAGACAAAGCTTTAAACTTAGTAAGTTCTCAATTTGCTGCAAAAGAGATAGAAGTTATAAAAGATATTGAAGAGTATGAACTATTCTCCATAGAAAATGAACTTGTACAAGTTCTTATAAATATATTCAATAATTCAAAAGATATTTTAATTTCAAAAGAGAATCAAAAAAGATTGATTTTTATTAAAACTTATAAAAAAAATAATAGCTTTTATATAGAAATAAAAGATAATGGTGGTGGGATTAAAGATAGTATTATAGAAAGAATTTTTGAACCCTATTTTACTACAAAACATCAATCTCAGGGTACTGGTATTGGATTGTATATGAGTCAAGAAATTGTAAGAAATCATTTAAATGGGACTTTAATGGTGGAAAATGTTACTTATATATATAAAGATATTGAATACACCGGAGCAAAATTTACTATTGAAATAATAATAGTTTAG